One segment of Cynocephalus volans isolate mCynVol1 chromosome 8, mCynVol1.pri, whole genome shotgun sequence DNA contains the following:
- the LOC134384523 gene encoding large ribosomal subunit protein uL4-like, with translation MFAPTKTWRHWHRRVNTTQKRCAICSALAAWALPALVMSKGHRIEEVPELPLVIEDKVEGYKKTKEAVLLLKKLKAWNDIKKVYASQRIRAGKGKMRNRRRIQRRGPCIIYNEDNGIIKAFRNIPGITLLNVSKLNILKLAPGGHVGRFCFWTESAFRKLDELYGTWRKAASLKSNYNLPMHKMMNTDLSRILKSPEIQRALRAPRKKIHHRVLKKNPLKNLRIMLKLNPYAKTMHRNTILRQARNHKLRMDKAAAAAAALEAKSDEKGVAGKKPVVGKKGKKAVGVKKQKKPLGKKAAATKKPAAEKKPTEKKPATEEKKPAA, from the coding sequence ATGTTTGCTCCAACCAAAACCTGGCGCCACTGGCACCGTAGAGTGAACACAACGCAAAAGCGGTGTGCCATCTGCTCTGCCCTGGCTGCTTGGGCTTTACCGGCGCTGGTGATGTCTAAAGGTCATCGTATTGAGGAAGTTCCTGAACTTCCTTTGGTGATCGAAGATAAAGTTGAAGGCTACAAGAAAACTAAGGAGGCTGTTTTGCTTCTTAAGAAACTTAAGGCATGGAATGATATCAAAAAGGTCTATGCTTCTCAGCGAATCAGAGCTGGCAAGGGCAAAATGAGAAACCGTCGTCGTATTCAGCGCAGGGGGCCCTGCATCATCTATAATGAGGACAATGGTATCATCAAGGCCTTCAGAAACATCCCTGGAATTACTCTGCTTAATGTAAGCAAACTGAACATTTTGAAACTTGCACCTGGTGGGCATGTGGGACGTTTCTGCTTTTGGACTGAAAGTGCTTTCCGGAAGTTAGATGAATTGTATGGCACCTGGCGTAAAGCTGCTTCCCTGAAGAGTAACTATAACCTTCCCATGCACAAGATGATGAATACAGACCTTAGCAGGATTTTGAAAAGCCCAGAGATCCAAAGAGCCCTCCGAGCACCACGCAAGAAGATTCACCACAGGGTGCTGAAGAAGAATCCACTGAAAAACCTGAGAATCATGTTGAAGCTAAACCCATATGCAAAGACCATGCACCGGAACACCATTCTTCGTCAGGCCAGGAATCACAAACTCCGGATGGATaaggcggcagcagcagcagcagcactagaGGCCAAATCAGATGAGAAGGGGGTTGCAGGCAAGAAGCCTGtagtggggaagaaaggaaagaaggctgTTGGTGTTAAAAAGCAGAAGAAGCCTTTGGGGAAAAAGGCTGCAGCTACCAAGAAACCAGCGGCTGAAAAGAAGCCAACAGAAAAGAAACCTGCCACAGAAGAAAAGAAGCCTGCtgcttaa